The Channa argus isolate prfri chromosome 14, Channa argus male v1.0, whole genome shotgun sequence genome includes a window with the following:
- the LOC137098417 gene encoding prohibitin-2-like: MANKDPGGFLQQLRQIAGRMSSGPRGAGLGLKLLIGAGALAYGVKEATYTVEGGHRAIVFNRIGGMQMDTVLTEGLHFRIPWVQYPIIYDIRARPRKISSLTGSKDLQMVSITLRVLSRPMASNLPFLYQQLGLDYDERVLPSIVNEVLKSVVAKFNASQLITQRAQVSLLIRRELFERAKDFNIILDDVAITELSFSREYTAAVEAKQVAQQEAQRAQFYVEKAKQDQRQKIIQAEGEAQAAKTLGEALTKNPGYLKLRKIRAAQNIAKTVAQSQNKVYLSADSLVLNLQDKDNFNLLLSK, translated from the exons ATGGCGAATAAGGATCCTGGT GGTTTTTTGCAGCAGCTGCGGCAGATCGCAGGCAGGATGTCGTCAGGACCTCGGGGGGCAGGACTCGGTCTCAAACTGCTGATCGGTGCTGGAGCTCTGGCGTATGGAGTCAAGGAGGCCACATACACag TTGAAGGAGGACACAGAGCAATCGTCTTTAACAGAATCGGAGGGATGCAGATGGACACAGTTCTCACTGAGGGTCTCCACTTCAG GATACCCTGGGTCCAGTATCCCATTATCTACGACATCAGAGCCCGACCCAGGAAGATCTCCTCACTCACTGGAAGCAaag ACCTTCAGATGGTGAGCATCACACTGCGGGTTCTGTCCCGACCGATGGCATCAAACCTGCCCTTCCTCTACCAACAACTGGGACTAGACTACGATGAGCGTGTGCTGCCCTCCATCGTCAATGAGGTGCTGAAAAGCGTGGTGGCAAAATTCAATGCCTCACAGCTGATCACACAAAGAGCACAG GTTTCCCTGCTGATCCGCAGAGAGCTGTTTGAGCGCGCCAAAGACTTTAACATCATCCTGGACGACGTGGCTATCACTGAGCTCAGCTTCAGTCGAGAGTACACAGCCGCTGTGGAGGCCAAACAAGTTG CCCAGCAGGAGGCGCAGCGAGCTCAGTTTTATGTGGAGAAGGCCAAACAGGATCAGAGGCAGAAGATCATCCAGGCTGAAGGAGAAGCTCAGGCTGCAAAGACG CTGGGCGAGGCTTTGACAAAGAACCCAGGCTACCTGAAACTCAGGAAGATCCGGGCAGCACAAAACATCGCCAAGACG GTGGCACAGTCCCAAAACAAAGTGTACCTGAGTGCTGACAGCCTGGTGCTCAACCtgcaggacaaagacaacttcaA TTTGTTGTTGTCGAAGTAA